In Mesorhizobium sp. 113-3-3, a genomic segment contains:
- the srlE gene encoding PTS glucitol/sorbitol transporter subunit IIB, whose protein sequence is MAKTFKAVKISRGNTGWGGPLVIEPTSQRDKVVSVTGGGIHPVAQLIADMTGATAVDGFKAPPVEGEMAVVVVDCGGTARCGVYPRKRIPTVNLTPVGQAGPLAQFITEDIYVSGVKPANVTMADGSEAVTTAGGAASMSSNNNTAAAAPQPLPSEGGLIGLISSIGRVMGRVVGIFFNAGRRTIDQVVRNVLPFMAFVTMLIGLILYTGIGDVLAQPMGPLANNIVGLLIISAICGLPFLSPILGPGAVIAQVIGVAIIGPQIANGTISPAMALPALFAYNTQVGCDFVPVGLALGEAKPKTIEIGVPAVLISRQIMGPVSVLIAWVVSLIVF, encoded by the coding sequence ATGGCCAAGACATTCAAAGCCGTTAAGATCTCCCGGGGCAACACAGGCTGGGGCGGCCCGCTCGTCATCGAGCCGACCAGCCAGCGCGACAAGGTCGTCTCCGTCACCGGCGGCGGCATCCATCCCGTGGCCCAGCTTATCGCCGACATGACCGGCGCCACGGCCGTCGACGGTTTCAAGGCGCCGCCGGTCGAAGGCGAGATGGCGGTGGTCGTCGTCGACTGCGGCGGCACCGCACGCTGCGGCGTCTATCCGCGCAAGCGCATCCCGACCGTCAATCTGACGCCGGTCGGCCAGGCTGGGCCGCTCGCCCAGTTCATCACCGAGGACATCTACGTTTCGGGCGTGAAGCCGGCCAACGTCACAATGGCGGACGGATCCGAGGCGGTCACCACTGCGGGGGGAGCAGCATCGATGAGTTCAAACAACAACACCGCAGCCGCTGCACCACAGCCGCTGCCGAGCGAAGGCGGGCTGATCGGCCTGATCAGCTCGATCGGCCGCGTCATGGGCCGGGTGGTTGGCATCTTCTTCAATGCCGGCCGCCGCACGATCGACCAGGTGGTGCGCAACGTGCTGCCGTTCATGGCCTTCGTGACCATGCTCATCGGCCTGATCCTCTATACCGGCATCGGTGACGTGCTCGCCCAGCCGATGGGACCGCTGGCCAACAACATTGTCGGCCTGCTGATCATCTCGGCCATTTGCGGCCTGCCGTTCCTGTCGCCTATCCTCGGGCCAGGCGCCGTCATCGCGCAGGTCATCGGCGTGGCCATCATCGGTCCGCAGATCGCCAATGGCACGATTTCGCCGGCAATGGCCCTGCCGGCGCTGTTTGCCTACAATACCCAGGTGGGCTGCGACTTCGTCCCCGTCGGCCTGGCGCTCGGTGAAGCCAAGCCGAAGACGATCGAAATCGGCGTTCCGGCGGTGCTCATCAGCCGCCAGATCATGGGCCCGGTCTCGGTGCTGATCGCCTGGGTCGTCAGCCTGATCGTGTTTTAA
- a CDS encoding PTS glucitol/sorbitol transporter subunit IIA has product MTVLLRTRVTSIGPEVADLAEGGVVILFADGSPPELAEVSVLHKTELGPSDGAPQKGASITLGPVSAVITAVGSNAWSKVLEMGHVVISFNGATEAERPGEICASQVDAQALVAALKTDAIITIAG; this is encoded by the coding sequence ATGACGGTTCTGTTGAGAACACGGGTCACTTCCATCGGGCCCGAAGTGGCGGATCTTGCCGAAGGGGGCGTGGTCATCCTGTTTGCGGATGGCTCGCCGCCGGAGCTTGCCGAGGTTTCGGTGCTCCACAAGACGGAGCTCGGACCCAGCGACGGCGCGCCCCAGAAAGGCGCGTCGATCACCCTTGGTCCGGTTTCCGCTGTCATAACCGCCGTCGGCTCCAACGCGTGGAGCAAGGTGCTCGAGATGGGCCACGTCGTCATCTCGTTCAACGGCGCCACCGAGGCCGAGAGGCCGGGCGAAATATGTGCGTCGCAGGTCGATGCCCAGGCGCTCGTGGCCGCCCTGAAGACGGATGCGATCATCACCATCGCCGGCTGA
- the ptsP gene encoding phosphoenolpyruvate--protein phosphotransferase codes for MERSTIVRVHEGLHARPATRFVKLAKGFESDVELVKDGKAVSAKSSVKLMLLAVKENQEVTVRANGADAIEAIEALIGYLENPKAGLDDEAEPQSPANDAGQAAPAPASVPAAPGEANGLRGVAASEGVAIGPAFAHFPPDIAGQGRMLQAEEIAGEIDRFRAAVAAVQARMDRALAQDSLSAGDRGIVAALRDIAADDSLTGEAEKAIKGGNDAVSAVITAAATIAADFSAVDDHYLNARADDVHAVGRQICLVLLGQDDVSLESIPEGAILIADDIGAWDLARAPLKRIGGVICGHGGATSHIAIIARSHGIPAVLGLGEQINALRAARDVALDGNSGHVIIDPDEATRAEYAGRVEAAAKERAGLTAFKTVTPKRADGKLIEVAANIGSLEEIEAAQEAGAMGVGLFRTELLFMRHMHLPSEDMQAETYAALAKAFAPYPVIVRTLDIGGDKPIAGIEFPDEENPFLGWRGIRMCLDRPDIFKRQLRALLRAAVHGNIKVMLPMVSDISEVTRTRALVDECAAELKAEGVPYATFDLGVMIETPAAVLIAPALAKEVAFFSIGTNDLTQYIMAADRLNPTVAKLNDVTNPAVMSAIEMTAKAGVAAGIMVGMCGEAAGRPELIPAFIEMGLTELSMSPASIQRAKKTITAMTAGD; via the coding sequence ATGGAACGCTCGACCATCGTCAGAGTGCATGAAGGTTTGCACGCCCGTCCCGCCACGCGGTTCGTCAAGCTCGCCAAGGGCTTCGAATCCGATGTCGAGCTGGTCAAGGACGGCAAGGCGGTCAGCGCCAAGAGTTCCGTCAAGCTGATGCTGCTGGCGGTCAAGGAAAACCAGGAAGTCACCGTGCGGGCCAACGGCGCCGACGCCATCGAGGCGATCGAAGCGCTGATCGGCTATCTGGAAAACCCCAAGGCGGGTCTCGACGACGAAGCCGAGCCGCAGAGCCCGGCCAATGATGCCGGCCAGGCGGCACCCGCACCGGCGTCTGTGCCGGCCGCGCCAGGCGAAGCGAACGGCTTGCGCGGTGTCGCCGCAAGCGAGGGCGTCGCGATCGGGCCGGCCTTCGCGCATTTCCCGCCTGACATCGCCGGGCAGGGCCGCATGCTGCAGGCCGAAGAAATCGCTGGCGAGATCGATAGGTTCCGCGCCGCCGTTGCTGCCGTCCAGGCGCGCATGGACCGGGCCTTGGCGCAGGACAGCCTGTCGGCCGGCGACCGAGGCATCGTCGCGGCCCTCAGGGATATCGCCGCCGACGACAGCCTGACCGGCGAGGCCGAGAAGGCGATCAAGGGCGGCAACGATGCGGTCTCGGCCGTCATCACCGCAGCCGCCACCATCGCCGCCGATTTCAGCGCCGTCGACGATCACTATCTCAATGCGCGGGCGGATGATGTCCATGCCGTCGGCCGGCAGATCTGCCTGGTGCTGCTCGGCCAGGACGACGTCAGCCTCGAAAGCATTCCCGAAGGGGCCATTCTGATCGCCGACGATATCGGCGCCTGGGATCTGGCGCGTGCGCCGCTGAAGCGCATTGGCGGGGTGATCTGCGGCCATGGCGGCGCCACCTCGCACATTGCCATCATCGCCCGCTCGCACGGCATTCCGGCGGTGCTGGGCCTTGGCGAGCAGATCAACGCCTTGCGTGCCGCGCGCGACGTGGCGCTCGACGGCAACAGCGGTCATGTGATCATCGACCCGGACGAGGCGACGCGTGCCGAATACGCCGGCCGCGTCGAGGCGGCCGCCAAGGAGCGCGCCGGCCTGACCGCCTTCAAGACAGTGACGCCGAAACGCGCCGACGGCAAGCTGATCGAGGTTGCGGCCAATATCGGCTCACTGGAAGAAATCGAGGCGGCGCAGGAAGCGGGCGCCATGGGCGTCGGCCTGTTCCGCACCGAGCTCCTGTTCATGCGCCATATGCATCTTCCCTCGGAGGACATGCAGGCCGAGACCTATGCGGCGCTGGCCAAGGCCTTCGCGCCCTATCCGGTCATTGTGCGCACGCTCGACATCGGCGGCGACAAGCCGATCGCCGGGATCGAGTTTCCCGACGAGGAGAACCCCTTTCTCGGCTGGCGCGGCATCCGCATGTGCCTCGACCGGCCCGATATCTTCAAGCGCCAGCTCAGGGCGCTGCTGAGGGCGGCCGTGCACGGCAACATCAAGGTGATGCTGCCGATGGTGTCCGATATTTCCGAAGTCACGCGCACCCGCGCACTGGTCGATGAATGCGCCGCCGAACTCAAGGCCGAAGGCGTGCCTTACGCGACATTCGATCTCGGCGTGATGATCGAAACGCCGGCTGCCGTGCTGATCGCCCCGGCATTGGCGAAAGAGGTGGCCTTCTTCTCGATCGGCACCAACGACCTGACCCAGTACATCATGGCCGCCGACCGGCTCAACCCGACCGTGGCCAAGCTCAACGACGTCACCAATCCGGCGGTCATGTCGGCGATCGAGATGACCGCCAAAGCCGGCGTCGCCGCCGGCATCATGGTGGGCATGTGCGGTGAGGCTGCCGGACGCCCGGAGCTGATCCCGGCCTTCATCGAGATGGGACTGACCGAGCTTTCGATGAGCCCGGCCTCGATCCAGCGCGCCAAAAAAACGATCACAGCCATGACGGCCGGAGACTAG
- a CDS encoding sugar-binding transcriptional regulator produces the protein MARRRQTEEGRAEGGRAGAEATEQVASESRTDRLRIRAAWMYFVEQMTQNEIADVLGVGRVTIVRMLAEARSRNEVKITIESELSEIVRLERALERTFGLQQALVAPLTAPNADPIPAISAKTGAFLSDTMKSGMRVGVGWGRTLFSSLPFISAKSLSDFKVISLLGGVGVVRRYNPAEFAWRFAQIFQGDGYLIPTPAVVDSVETKIALVERCGLQEVFEMANVLDAVLLSVGGIASATTFSRGGFLKEADREALLERGAVGDLLFHFFDRNGDLVDHPVNSHVMSVEVDRLRAAPIRILTSGGEEKTEALLGAMSLIAPTILITDEESAKRMLEAFSAS, from the coding sequence TTGGCCAGGCGACGACAAACCGAAGAGGGGCGGGCCGAAGGGGGGCGTGCAGGAGCCGAGGCGACCGAGCAGGTCGCCAGTGAAAGCCGGACGGACCGCCTCCGGATTCGCGCTGCCTGGATGTATTTCGTCGAGCAGATGACGCAGAACGAGATCGCCGACGTGCTCGGCGTCGGCCGCGTCACCATCGTGCGCATGCTGGCCGAGGCGCGCTCGCGCAACGAAGTGAAGATCACCATCGAGAGCGAATTGTCGGAGATCGTGCGGCTGGAGCGCGCGCTGGAGCGGACGTTCGGCCTGCAGCAGGCGCTGGTCGCCCCGCTCACCGCGCCCAATGCCGATCCGATCCCGGCAATCAGCGCCAAGACCGGGGCTTTCCTGTCCGACACGATGAAGTCAGGCATGCGCGTCGGCGTCGGCTGGGGCCGGACGCTGTTCTCCAGCCTGCCCTTCATCAGCGCCAAGTCGCTCTCCGATTTCAAGGTCATTTCGCTGCTGGGCGGCGTCGGCGTCGTGCGGCGATACAACCCGGCCGAGTTCGCCTGGCGCTTCGCCCAGATCTTCCAGGGCGACGGCTATCTGATCCCGACGCCGGCCGTCGTCGACAGCGTCGAGACCAAGATCGCGCTGGTCGAGCGCTGCGGCCTGCAGGAGGTTTTCGAAATGGCCAACGTGCTCGATGCGGTTCTGCTGAGCGTCGGCGGCATCGCTTCGGCCACCACCTTCTCTCGCGGAGGGTTCCTCAAGGAAGCGGATCGGGAGGCGCTGCTCGAGCGCGGCGCCGTCGGCGACCTTCTGTTCCATTTCTTCGACCGCAATGGCGATCTGGTCGACCATCCCGTCAACAGCCACGTGATGTCGGTCGAAGTCGACCGCCTGCGCGCGGCCCCGATCCGCATCCTCACCTCGGGCGGCGAGGAGAAGACCGAGGCGCTGCTCGGCGCGATGAGCCTGATCGCGCCGACGATCCTGATCACCGATGAGGAAAGCGCCAAGCGCATGCTCGAGGCGTTCAGCGCAAGCTGA
- a CDS encoding TIGR01459 family HAD-type hydrolase, translated as MSAKTIERLDGIGPLAERYQVFLLDQFGVLHDGQAPYPGAVEALSALKRAGKTVVLISNSGKRARPNEDRLLKLGFAAGSWDHFVSSGEVAWRSFNDMAESGKLRPGTKCLLISRDNDRTAIECLPFVLTQAGEDAELVLISASEGDRHDLDHYRRLLAPAAARKVPGFCTNPDRIMLTAVGPRFGAGEIADLYESLGGSVTRIGKPYPAIFDAALALAGEPERGSVVCVGDSVEHDVAGGNGAGIATALVLGGILADTPDLAAVFDEHRAWPNYITGSFSLR; from the coding sequence ATGAGCGCGAAAACAATCGAACGCCTCGACGGCATCGGACCGCTGGCCGAGCGCTACCAGGTTTTCCTGCTCGACCAGTTCGGCGTGCTGCATGACGGCCAGGCGCCTTATCCCGGCGCGGTGGAGGCCTTGTCGGCACTCAAGCGTGCCGGCAAGACAGTCGTTCTGATCTCCAATTCCGGCAAGCGCGCCAGGCCCAATGAGGACCGCCTGCTGAAACTCGGCTTCGCCGCCGGAAGCTGGGACCATTTTGTCTCCTCCGGGGAGGTGGCGTGGCGATCCTTCAACGACATGGCCGAATCGGGAAAGCTGCGTCCGGGGACAAAGTGCCTGCTGATCAGCCGCGACAACGACCGTACGGCGATCGAGTGCCTGCCTTTCGTGCTGACGCAGGCCGGCGAAGACGCCGAACTGGTGCTGATCTCGGCCAGCGAAGGCGACCGCCACGACCTTGACCACTATCGCCGCCTGCTCGCCCCGGCGGCGGCGCGAAAAGTGCCGGGCTTCTGCACCAATCCCGACAGGATCATGCTGACGGCGGTCGGCCCCCGCTTCGGCGCCGGCGAGATCGCAGATCTCTACGAAAGCTTGGGCGGCAGCGTCACGCGCATCGGCAAACCCTATCCGGCGATCTTCGATGCGGCCCTGGCGCTGGCCGGCGAGCCTGAGCGCGGCAGCGTCGTCTGCGTCGGCGACAGCGTCGAGCACGACGTAGCGGGCGGCAACGGCGCCGGCATCGCCACGGCGCTGGTGCTCGGCGGGATATTGGCGGACACACCGGATCTCGCCGCCGTTTTCGACGAGCACCGGGCCTGGCCCAACTACATCACGGGATCCTTCAGCTTGCGCTGA
- a CDS encoding FGGY-family carbohydrate kinase, giving the protein MMPLVIGIDIGTSGARAVAMRPDFSIAGQSAVRLDRFGQDPRAPSVWRQSVEAALTELLSGIDRTAVRAIAVDGTSGTLLPIDAAGRPLAEPLMYNDKVDDAGILAAIAREAPEASAAHGATSGLAKALRFQHLPGIAAVLHQADWIAGNLTGRFHVSDENNALKTGYDVEARRWPDWIAATGMNMDLLPDVVEPGDVTGTLTAAAAELFGLSPDVVVVAGTTDGCASFLATGATSAGDGVTALGSSLTIKILSDRPISAPRFGIYSHRLGDTWLAGGASNSGGKVLAQHFPLARIIELSATIDPTTETGLDYYPLGTSGERFPIADPALPPRLSPRPADDADYLKAMFEGMAAIEALGYRRLAELGAPGLTSVRSVGGGAANAAWTAIRKRKLGVDFLPTLSDEAAAGTARLALKGASKAGLL; this is encoded by the coding sequence ATGATGCCCCTTGTCATCGGCATCGACATCGGCACGTCGGGCGCGCGCGCCGTGGCCATGCGCCCGGATTTTTCGATCGCCGGCCAGTCCGCCGTTCGGCTCGACAGATTCGGCCAAGATCCACGCGCCCCCTCGGTATGGCGGCAATCGGTCGAGGCAGCTCTGACGGAACTGCTTTCGGGCATCGACCGCACTGCTGTCCGCGCCATCGCCGTCGACGGCACGTCCGGCACGCTGCTGCCGATCGACGCCGCCGGGCGGCCGCTGGCCGAACCGCTGATGTACAACGACAAGGTCGACGACGCCGGCATCCTGGCCGCCATCGCCCGCGAGGCGCCGGAAGCGAGCGCAGCGCACGGCGCGACATCAGGCCTCGCCAAGGCGTTGCGGTTCCAGCATCTGCCCGGCATCGCAGCCGTGCTGCACCAGGCCGACTGGATTGCTGGAAATCTTACCGGCCGCTTCCACGTCAGCGACGAGAACAATGCGCTGAAGACAGGCTATGACGTCGAGGCCCGCCGCTGGCCGGACTGGATCGCGGCCACCGGCATGAACATGGACCTGCTGCCTGATGTCGTCGAGCCAGGCGATGTCACCGGCACGCTCACCGCGGCCGCCGCTGAGTTGTTCGGCCTATCGCCCGATGTGGTGGTGGTCGCCGGCACCACGGATGGCTGCGCCTCGTTCCTGGCGACCGGCGCCACATCAGCCGGCGACGGCGTCACGGCGCTGGGATCTTCGCTCACCATCAAGATCCTGTCCGACCGGCCGATTTCCGCGCCACGCTTCGGCATCTACAGCCATCGCCTCGGCGACACATGGCTGGCCGGCGGTGCATCCAATTCGGGTGGCAAGGTGCTGGCACAGCATTTTCCACTGGCGCGGATCATCGAACTCAGCGCGACAATCGACCCCACGACAGAGACCGGGCTCGACTATTATCCGCTCGGCACATCAGGCGAACGCTTCCCGATCGCCGATCCCGCCTTGCCGCCGCGCCTTTCGCCGCGACCGGCTGACGATGCCGATTATCTCAAGGCGATGTTCGAAGGCATGGCCGCGATCGAGGCGCTCGGCTACCGCAGGCTGGCCGAACTCGGCGCGCCTGGGCTGACTTCGGTCCGCAGCGTCGGCGGCGGCGCGGCAAACGCGGCCTGGACGGCGATCCGGAAACGCAAGCTCGGCGTCGATTTCCTGCCCACTCTTTCCGACGAGGCGGCTGCCGGCACAGCGCGGCTGGCGCTGAAGGGCGCAAGCAAGGCGGGATTGCTATGA
- a CDS encoding class II aldolase, whose product MATQADAQELAALRALSASIGLNPHMTQAAGGNTSLKAGDTLWIKASGTWLKDALSDDIMVPVAMAPLLEAVEQRDPAADKPQAFAIDELNPRGLRPSIETTVHALMPQRVVLHVHCVDTISLAVQADGEAEVARRLGGIEWAYVPYCRPGLPLARGISEKLRPGVDVLILGNHGLVVAAETVAEAERLLHRVRSLLARPARETAAPDITALTALADGSVYRLPVDVEAHAVALDPQSRRMAGAGSLYPDHVIFLGQGSVVAKPGENAAGVTARLGAAPMAILFPGAGVLMRGDASAGADAMQRCLADVTARVDVAARLNYLTAAENDELVNWDAEQYRQKLNASGG is encoded by the coding sequence ATGGCAACCCAAGCTGACGCGCAGGAACTGGCAGCCTTGCGGGCGCTTTCAGCCAGCATCGGTCTCAACCCGCATATGACTCAGGCGGCGGGCGGCAACACCTCGCTCAAGGCCGGCGACACGCTGTGGATCAAGGCCTCCGGCACCTGGCTGAAGGATGCGCTGAGCGACGACATCATGGTGCCGGTGGCGATGGCGCCGCTGCTCGAGGCGGTCGAACAACGCGATCCGGCCGCCGACAAGCCGCAGGCCTTCGCCATCGACGAACTCAATCCGCGCGGCCTGCGCCCGTCAATCGAAACCACGGTACACGCCTTGATGCCGCAACGCGTGGTTCTCCATGTGCACTGCGTCGACACGATCTCGCTGGCCGTGCAGGCCGACGGCGAAGCCGAGGTCGCCAGGCGGCTCGGCGGCATCGAATGGGCCTATGTGCCCTATTGCCGGCCGGGCCTGCCGCTCGCCCGTGGCATTTCCGAGAAACTGCGGCCTGGTGTCGACGTGCTGATCCTTGGCAATCACGGGCTGGTCGTCGCCGCCGAGACCGTCGCCGAGGCGGAGCGGCTGCTCCATCGCGTCCGCTCGCTGCTGGCACGGCCGGCGCGCGAGACTGCAGCGCCCGATATCACGGCCCTGACGGCGCTCGCCGACGGCAGCGTCTACCGATTGCCGGTGGATGTCGAAGCCCATGCGGTCGCGCTCGATCCGCAAAGCCGCCGCATGGCCGGGGCCGGCAGCCTCTATCCCGACCATGTCATCTTCCTCGGCCAGGGCTCGGTGGTGGCCAAGCCGGGCGAGAACGCGGCGGGCGTCACCGCGCGCCTCGGTGCGGCCCCCATGGCGATCCTGTTTCCCGGCGCCGGCGTGCTGATGCGCGGCGACGCCAGTGCCGGCGCCGACGCCATGCAGCGCTGCCTCGCCGATGTGACGGCACGCGTCGATGTCGCGGCGCGGCTCAATTATCTCACCGCCGCCGAGAACGACGAACTGGTCAATTGGGACGCCGAGCAGTATCGCCAGAAGCTCAATGCCTCCGGCGGCTAG
- a CDS encoding DeoR/GlpR family DNA-binding transcription regulator, protein MSDSGRQRQIVELLRDRPFASVRELQERLGVSAATVRRDIDRIDEAGEARKVYGGISALDGASHAGVAYARPYDENRDLAVEAKRQIATIAATMVRDGDAVIVHGGSTCFHLGVKLAERNIRLYTNSMPLAAYLSDHGHCSLTVAGGDLHREPGIIHSSAQATPFYASKFFLGAQGLNQEGVLESHPLLVRSIVDLSLCADQIVVLADSRKLSIHARNVALPLSRIGTLITDDGLSDADARMLEDAGVMVRIASTSGAVP, encoded by the coding sequence TTGAGCGACTCCGGCCGCCAGCGTCAGATCGTCGAACTGCTGCGGGACCGTCCGTTCGCCTCGGTGCGCGAGCTGCAGGAACGGCTTGGCGTTTCGGCGGCGACGGTCAGGCGCGACATCGACCGGATCGATGAAGCCGGCGAGGCGCGCAAGGTCTATGGCGGCATCTCGGCGCTCGACGGCGCCTCGCATGCCGGTGTCGCCTACGCCCGGCCCTATGACGAGAACCGCGACCTCGCGGTCGAAGCCAAGCGGCAGATCGCGACCATCGCCGCGACCATGGTGCGCGATGGCGATGCGGTCATCGTGCATGGCGGCTCGACCTGCTTTCATCTCGGCGTCAAGCTCGCCGAGCGCAACATCCGGCTCTACACCAATTCGATGCCGCTCGCGGCCTATCTCAGCGACCATGGCCATTGCAGCCTGACCGTTGCCGGCGGCGACCTGCATCGCGAGCCCGGCATCATCCATTCGTCGGCCCAGGCGACGCCCTTCTACGCCTCGAAATTCTTTCTCGGCGCGCAGGGCCTCAATCAGGAAGGCGTGCTGGAATCGCATCCGCTTTTGGTGCGCTCCATTGTCGATCTCAGCCTCTGCGCGGATCAGATCGTGGTGCTGGCCGACAGCCGCAAACTGTCGATCCACGCTCGCAATGTCGCGCTGCCGCTGTCGCGCATCGGCACGCTGATCACCGATGACGGCCTTTCGGATGCCGATGCACGCATGCTCGAGGATGCCGGCGTCATGGTGCGGATCGCGTCCACTTCGGGAGCCGTCCCGTGA
- a CDS encoding carbohydrate kinase — protein MKVAVLDFGKTNSKLFVFGQDGRILDERRTQPRWTRQGGFSVLDEAALHGWALGAVTEVVESHGVEGVMVSGHGCTFALVDDAALTHPILDYEQEPPAEIAARIDRRIPDFAETFSPRLPLGFNYGRHMLWLQEVDPDAFAAAKSILGYPQYWSWRLGGRPVSEVSYLGCHSHLWAPRKRDFSSLVDAEGWRGQMPAFARAGTVIGERQLGGAARPIAIHNGVHDSNAALHAYRRQELGRLTVVSTGTWVVVLNPDCPLDVLDRDRDMLVNVDVDGGPVPTIRFMGGREFAAISGGWQGAIPHGAVQQAIDAGIMALPSFAPGGPMPDRPGQLVGRTPDAAERAAAALLYVALMVDLCLDLIHSQDTVIVDGGLNTGGLLAGLLAELRPGQAFLQGATLEGSATGAAALAFESVGRDFAAETPEPVQATRFTGFAGYRNVWRDRVAGQDAAVKTARGAR, from the coding sequence GTGAAAGTGGCGGTCCTCGATTTCGGCAAGACCAATTCGAAGCTGTTCGTCTTCGGCCAGGACGGACGCATCCTCGACGAGCGCCGCACCCAGCCGAGATGGACGCGCCAGGGCGGCTTCAGCGTGCTCGACGAGGCCGCACTGCATGGCTGGGCGCTCGGTGCCGTCACCGAGGTGGTCGAAAGCCATGGCGTGGAAGGGGTGATGGTGTCGGGCCATGGCTGCACCTTCGCCCTGGTGGACGACGCGGCGCTGACGCATCCGATCCTCGATTACGAGCAGGAGCCGCCGGCCGAAATCGCCGCCCGGATCGATCGCCGCATTCCGGATTTTGCCGAGACGTTCTCGCCGCGCCTGCCGCTCGGCTTCAACTATGGGCGTCACATGCTGTGGCTGCAGGAAGTCGATCCCGACGCGTTCGCGGCGGCGAAATCGATCCTCGGCTATCCCCAGTACTGGAGCTGGCGCCTCGGTGGCCGACCCGTCTCGGAAGTATCCTACCTCGGCTGCCATTCGCATTTGTGGGCGCCGCGCAAACGCGACTTTTCCTCGTTGGTCGATGCCGAGGGGTGGCGCGGCCAGATGCCGGCCTTCGCGCGCGCCGGCACCGTGATCGGCGAGCGGCAACTTGGCGGCGCGGCGCGGCCGATCGCCATCCACAATGGCGTCCACGACTCCAATGCGGCGCTCCATGCCTATCGCCGCCAGGAGCTTGGCCGGCTGACCGTGGTGTCGACCGGCACGTGGGTCGTCGTGCTCAATCCCGATTGCCCGCTGGACGTGCTCGACCGTGACCGCGACATGCTGGTCAATGTCGATGTCGATGGCGGCCCGGTACCGACCATCCGCTTCATGGGCGGGCGCGAATTCGCCGCCATCAGCGGCGGCTGGCAAGGCGCGATCCCGCATGGCGCGGTCCAGCAAGCGATCGACGCCGGCATCATGGCGCTGCCGAGCTTCGCGCCGGGCGGACCGATGCCGGACCGTCCCGGCCAGCTGGTCGGGCGCACGCCAGATGCCGCAGAACGCGCCGCGGCAGCGCTGCTCTATGTGGCGCTGATGGTCGATCTCTGCCTTGACCTCATCCATTCGCAAGACACCGTCATCGTCGATGGCGGGCTGAACACTGGCGGCCTGCTTGCCGGGCTGCTGGCTGAGCTGCGTCCGGGCCAGGCCTTCCTGCAAGGCGCCACGCTGGAGGGCAGCGCCACGGGGGCGGCGGCGCTCGCCTTCGAGAGCGTCGGGCGCGACTTCGCCGCCGAGACGCCGGAGCCGGTACAGGCGACGCGCTTCACTGGTTTCGCCGGCTATCGCAACGTCTGGCGCGATCGCGTTGCCGGGCAGGACGCCGCCGTCAAAACGGCAAGAGGTGCGCGATGA